From one Phocaeicola salanitronis DSM 18170 genomic stretch:
- a CDS encoding DUF2264 domain-containing protein, whose protein sequence is MLFLLALLPFASALAKPSEAEQVRKIIDKVNQHWQAVNSPEVRSFWDNAAYHTGNMEAYFLTGNEAYRAYSEAWATHNEWKGAKSDNRSEWKYSYGESDEYVLFGDYQICFQTYADLYMLDPDDKKIRRAREVMEYEMSTPNHDYWWWSDGLYMVMPVMTKLYKITHNPLYLEKLYEYLLYSDSIMFDKDENLYYRDAKYVYPKHKSLNGKKDFWARGDGWVLAGLAKVLKDLPEDYAHRAFFVEKFQKMAKAVAAIQQPEGYWTRSMMDPEHAPGPETSGTAFFTYGMLWGVNHGYLDEATYMPVIRKAWKYLSETALQKDGSVGYVQPIGEKAIPGQVVDAKSTANFGVGAFLLAACEYVRYLEAGTQADRAYWCQLAYQMAEPVLSNMAKGELQKNMQVEVSPTWDGRDKRVTYMECFGRLMAGIAPWLALPDDNTEEGAMRKQLREWALKAYANAVDPNSPDYLLWRNEGQPLVDAAYVAESFLRAFDQLWMPLDETTKKRYIEEFTQMRRIDPPYTNWLLFSATIESFLAKAGAPFDMYRINSAIRKVEEWYTGDGWYADGPSFAFDYYSSYVFHPMYLETLDALIDADKHSRLDYPKYYQRALKRAQKFSLVLERFISPEGTFPVFGRSIPYRMATMQPLALMAWYKELPAGVTPAQVRCGLTAVMKRMFASGNNFNEGGFLTIGFTGRQPNVADWYTNNGSLYMTSLAFLPLGLPASDAFWTDAPRDWTSKKAWSEQPFPKDHHWSDDIQTRDLY, encoded by the coding sequence ATGTTGTTCTTGCTCGCTTTATTACCTTTTGCAAGTGCGCTTGCCAAGCCTTCCGAGGCAGAGCAGGTGCGGAAAATCATTGATAAGGTCAATCAGCACTGGCAAGCGGTTAATTCGCCCGAAGTGCGTTCCTTCTGGGACAATGCCGCTTATCATACCGGAAACATGGAGGCTTATTTCCTGACCGGAAATGAAGCGTACCGTGCGTATTCCGAGGCATGGGCTACGCATAACGAATGGAAAGGCGCGAAGAGCGATAACCGCTCGGAATGGAAATATTCGTATGGCGAGAGCGATGAGTATGTATTGTTCGGCGATTATCAGATTTGTTTCCAGACGTATGCCGACCTGTATATGCTCGACCCGGATGACAAGAAAATCCGCCGGGCACGCGAGGTGATGGAATACGAGATGAGCACGCCCAATCACGATTATTGGTGGTGGAGCGACGGTCTGTATATGGTGATGCCGGTCATGACCAAGCTTTACAAGATTACCCATAACCCGCTCTATTTGGAAAAACTGTATGAGTACCTGCTTTACTCGGATAGCATCATGTTCGATAAAGACGAGAACCTGTATTATCGTGACGCGAAGTATGTGTATCCGAAGCACAAAAGCCTGAACGGAAAGAAAGACTTTTGGGCACGGGGCGACGGATGGGTATTGGCAGGTCTGGCAAAAGTGCTGAAAGACTTGCCTGAAGACTATGCGCATCGTGCGTTCTTTGTAGAGAAGTTCCAGAAGATGGCGAAAGCCGTTGCGGCTATCCAGCAGCCCGAAGGCTATTGGACACGGAGCATGATGGACCCCGAACACGCTCCCGGACCGGAGACAAGCGGGACCGCTTTCTTTACCTACGGCATGTTGTGGGGAGTAAATCACGGCTATCTGGATGAAGCCACCTACATGCCCGTTATCCGGAAAGCATGGAAATACCTGTCGGAAACGGCGTTGCAGAAAGACGGCTCGGTGGGGTATGTGCAACCGATTGGCGAGAAAGCCATACCGGGGCAGGTGGTAGACGCAAAGTCTACGGCTAACTTCGGAGTAGGCGCTTTCCTCTTGGCGGCATGCGAATACGTGCGTTATCTCGAAGCCGGTACGCAGGCCGACCGTGCGTATTGGTGCCAGCTTGCTTATCAGATGGCAGAGCCTGTATTGAGCAACATGGCGAAAGGGGAACTTCAAAAGAACATGCAGGTAGAGGTAAGCCCGACCTGGGACGGACGCGACAAGCGGGTGACCTATATGGAATGCTTCGGACGCCTGATGGCGGGCATCGCTCCCTGGCTGGCTTTGCCCGATGACAATACCGAAGAAGGAGCCATGCGCAAACAATTGCGTGAATGGGCGTTGAAGGCATACGCGAATGCGGTAGACCCTAATTCGCCCGACTATTTGTTATGGCGCAACGAAGGCCAGCCCTTGGTGGATGCGGCATACGTGGCTGAAAGCTTCCTCCGTGCATTCGACCAATTGTGGATGCCTTTGGACGAAACGACCAAGAAGCGCTATATTGAAGAGTTTACCCAAATGCGCCGCATCGACCCGCCTTATACCAACTGGCTGCTTTTCTCGGCTACCATCGAGAGTTTTCTGGCAAAAGCCGGAGCACCGTTTGACATGTACCGCATCAATTCGGCTATCCGCAAGGTAGAAGAGTGGTATACGGGCGACGGATGGTATGCCGACGGTCCTTCGTTCGCGTTTGATTATTATAGCAGCTATGTGTTCCATCCCATGTACCTCGAAACCCTTGATGCGCTGATTGATGCCGATAAGCATTCGCGCCTGGACTATCCGAAGTACTACCAGCGCGCGTTGAAACGTGCCCAGAAGTTCAGTCTGGTGTTGGAGCGTTTTATTTCTCCGGAAGGGACATTCCCGGTATTCGGGCGTTCGATTCCTTACCGGATGGCGACCATGCAGCCTTTGGCACTCATGGCATGGTATAAAGAGTTGCCGGCAGGGGTTACTCCGGCTCAGGTGCGTTGCGGGCTGACCGCCGTGATGAAGCGCATGTTTGCATCGGGAAACAATTTCAATGAGGGCGGTTTTCTTACTATCGGCTTTACGGGACGCCAGCCCAATGTTGCCGACTGGTATACCAATAACGGAAGCCTTTATATGACTTCGCTTGCCTTCCTTCCGTTAGGACTTCCTGCATCGGACGCTTTCTGGACCGATGCGCCCCGTGACTGGACGAGCAAGAAAGCCTGGAGCGAGCAGCCTTTCCCGAAAGACCACCATTGGTCGGATGATATTCAGACACGGGATTTGTATTGA